From one Gossypium hirsutum isolate 1008001.06 chromosome D08, Gossypium_hirsutum_v2.1, whole genome shotgun sequence genomic stretch:
- the LOC107931695 gene encoding zinc finger protein CONSTANS-LIKE 5, which yields MVIDTTNVKGLTGRWGMAAKTCDTCKSAAAAIFCRSDSAFMCLSCDSRIHSANDKLVSCRHERVWMCEVCEQAPAAVTCKADAAALCVACDSDIHSANPLARRHERVPVQPFFDSADSIVKSSSFSFLVPTDPNTGSNCQQEDVETGSWLLPNPKLTMETNQVKTGDFFFSDMDPFIDFEYQDSFQQHDGAMDSVVPVQTKPATISMINNENCFDVDFCRSKFPTFSYQTKSQSHSVSSSSLEVGVVPDGNSVSDISYTLGRTMGDPSAPIWAATANNQAPPQAQVGGMDREARVLRYREKRKNRKFEKTIRYASRKAYAESRPRIKGRFAKRNETDNEVDHMYNSASSAATAAAFMYDNQYGIVPSF from the exons ATGGTAATCGATACAACCAACGTCAAGGGACTTACGGGACGCTGGGGCATGGCAGCAAAGACATGCGACACATGTAAATCAGCGGCAGCGGCTATTTTCTGTCGTTCTGATTCCGCTTTTATGTGCCTCAGCTGCGATTCCAGGATCCACTCTGCTAATGACAAGCTTGTTTCTTGTCGTCACGAGAGGGTGTGGATGTGTGAGGTGTGCGAGCAGGCCCCAGCTGCCGTCACTTGCAAGGCCGACGCCGCTGCCCTTTGCGTCGCCTGCGATTCCGACATCCACTCTGCTAATCCTTTGGCTCGTCgccacgagcgtgtccctgtccAGCCTTTCTTTGACTCTGCTGATTCCATCGTCAAATCTTCTTCTTTCAGCTTCCTTGTGCCGACTGATCCTAATACTGGTTCTAATTGTCAACAAGAAGATGTAGAGACAGGTTCTTGGCTGTTGCCCAATCCCAAACTCACCATGGAAACTAaccaagtcaaaacaggggatttttTCTTCTCCGACATGGATCCGTTTATTGATTTTGAGTACCAGGATTCGTTTCAACAGCATGACGGAGCTATGGACAGCGTAGTTCCAGTTCAGACCAAACCAGCTACAATTTCAATGATCAACAATGAAAATTGTTTCGATGTTGATTTCTGTCGATCCAAGTTCCCTACTTTCAGCTACCAGACAAAGTCTCAAAGCCATAGT GTTTCATCATCGTCGCTCGAGGTAGGAGTAGTTCCAGATGGGAACTCCGTGTCGGATATCTCATATACTTTGGGACGGACCATGGGTGACCCAAGCGCACCAATCTGGGCAGCTACAGCCAATAACCAAGCACCACCCCAGGCCCAAGTCGGTGGAATGGATCGAGAAGCTAGAGTTCTAAGGTACAGAGAGAAGAGAAAGAAcagaaaatttgagaaaacaatCCGCTACGCTTCGAGAAAGGCATACGCCGAGTCAAGGCCAAGGATCAAAGGCCGTTTCGCCAAAAGAAATGAAACCGACAACGAAGTTGACCACATGTATAACTCGGCTTCTTCCGCTGCTACCGCAGCAGCTTTCATGTACGATAACCAGTACGGCATCGTCCCATCCTTTTGA